A region from the Mucilaginibacter sp. CSA2-8R genome encodes:
- the purE gene encoding 5-(carboxyamino)imidazole ribonucleotide mutase → MLDIKVGIIMGSKSDLPVMQDAADILTELGAGYEITVVSAHRTPERLFDYAKSAAGRGLKVIIAGAGGAAHLPGMVASLTHLPVIGVPVKSSNSIDGWDSVLSILQMPNGIPVATVALNAAKNAGLLAAQILSTADEDLAQALIDYKKELAQKVYDSALEMKAQGLPSRFDN, encoded by the coding sequence ATGTTAGATATTAAGGTAGGCATCATTATGGGCAGCAAATCTGATTTGCCGGTGATGCAGGATGCAGCAGATATACTAACCGAATTAGGGGCGGGTTATGAAATCACCGTAGTATCAGCGCACCGTACGCCCGAGCGTTTATTTGATTATGCAAAATCAGCAGCGGGCCGCGGTTTAAAAGTAATTATTGCCGGTGCCGGCGGCGCCGCACATTTACCTGGCATGGTAGCTTCACTTACGCACCTGCCGGTCATCGGCGTTCCGGTTAAATCGAGCAATTCTATTGATGGTTGGGACTCTGTGCTTTCCATATTGCAGATGCCTAACGGCATACCAGTAGCTACTGTAGCATTAAACGCAGCCAAGAATGCCGGCTTGCTGGCGGCGCAGATATTATCAACAGCCGACGAAGATTTGGCCCAGGCCCTGATTGATTATAAAAAAGAATTGGCGCAAAAGGTTTACGATTCGGCATTAGAGATGAAAGCACAAGGCTTGCCATCGCGCTTTGACAACTAA
- the kdsB gene encoding 3-deoxy-manno-octulosonate cytidylyltransferase, which translates to MKILGIIPARYASTRFPGKPLVDITGKVMIQRVYEQCVKCPSLDDVIVATDDERILNHIHDFGGKAVMTSPDHQSGTDRCAEVATNYPEYEVVINIQGDEPYIDPVQISKVAACFNTPDTQIATLIKKITAADDLTNVNSPKVIINKLSEAIYFSRTAIPYLRGHEPHEWLKHFTYFKHIGIYGFRSEVLQQVTRLPISSLEKAESLEQLRWIENGYRIRIAETDLETQAVDTPEDLQKLPK; encoded by the coding sequence ATGAAAATTTTAGGCATTATACCGGCACGTTACGCCTCTACCCGCTTTCCGGGTAAACCCTTGGTTGATATTACCGGCAAGGTGATGATACAGCGCGTGTACGAACAATGTGTGAAATGCCCGAGCTTAGACGACGTTATTGTAGCAACGGATGATGAGCGGATATTAAACCATATTCACGATTTTGGCGGCAAGGCGGTGATGACATCGCCCGACCATCAAAGCGGTACCGACCGTTGTGCCGAGGTTGCTACCAATTATCCGGAATATGAGGTGGTGATTAACATACAGGGCGACGAACCCTACATCGACCCAGTACAGATCAGCAAGGTAGCCGCCTGTTTTAACACACCCGACACACAGATTGCTACGCTAATTAAAAAAATTACGGCAGCCGACGACTTGACTAATGTCAATTCGCCCAAGGTAATCATCAATAAATTATCGGAAGCTATTTACTTTTCGCGCACCGCCATCCCCTACCTGCGTGGTCACGAACCGCACGAATGGCTTAAACATTTCACCTACTTTAAGCACATTGGTATCTATGGTTTCCGTTCTGAAGTGTTGCAGCAAGTTACCCGTCTGCCAATTTCATCACTCGAGAAGGCCGAAAGCCTTGAACAGCTGCGTTGGATAGAAAACGGGTACCGTATCCGTATTGCAGAAACCGATTTGGAAACGCAGGCGGTTGATACGCCCGAGGATTTGCAGAAATTGCCTAAATAA
- a CDS encoding M23 family metallopeptidase, whose product MKKLRLSVKHILVVSFFVALSSCSEKGPMALFKKMSPHDAYAQRLKDAGLDRSAMGNAWLQKSETSVTNALNIDVPYKETGYFSAEKIPAAALRFNAQRGQKLHISLSKKPTQNFAIYMDLLEERNSSDRKLVASADTIGLLLDYEIKTTGKYILRLHPELLSSGEYTVSITSGPSLSFPVSAMGKPSIGSFWGDGRDNGGRKHEGIDIFAPKLTPAVAAAEGTVTNVTENKLGGLVVFMHPNNRDYSLYYAHLDKQLVQNGQNVRIGDTIGLVGNTGNARTTPSHLHFGIYTNGGAINPLPFVDRAVKNPKPISAKLNLLDATARTINTNTRLYVQPDEKAMVRTTLPISTVIQIEAATDDWYKVSLPDGTQGYIYSKNVIPANTLRKANVKTTQPLLDLPDTLNGARITTLASGQAINIKGSFKNYFLITDKNDNTGWMEAERK is encoded by the coding sequence ATGAAAAAACTCCGCCTCTCCGTTAAGCATATTCTTGTCGTTTCGTTTTTTGTAGCCCTAAGTTCGTGTAGCGAAAAAGGCCCCATGGCGCTTTTCAAAAAAATGTCGCCGCACGATGCTTATGCCCAACGCCTTAAAGATGCCGGGCTCGATCGCTCGGCCATGGGCAATGCGTGGTTGCAAAAAAGCGAAACCAGTGTTACTAATGCTTTAAATATTGACGTTCCGTACAAAGAAACAGGTTATTTTTCGGCAGAAAAGATACCTGCAGCAGCCCTTCGGTTTAATGCGCAACGCGGACAAAAACTACACATCAGCCTCAGCAAAAAACCAACTCAAAATTTTGCCATCTATATGGATTTGCTGGAAGAACGCAATTCCAGCGACCGTAAACTTGTAGCCTCGGCCGACACCATAGGATTGTTGCTGGATTATGAAATAAAAACAACCGGAAAATACATTTTAAGATTACACCCCGAATTGTTGAGCAGCGGAGAGTATACTGTAAGTATTACTTCCGGACCATCCTTAAGCTTCCCGGTATCCGCTATGGGAAAGCCCAGCATTGGCAGCTTTTGGGGAGATGGCCGCGACAACGGCGGCCGCAAGCATGAGGGCATAGATATTTTTGCGCCTAAATTAACCCCTGCTGTAGCAGCCGCCGAAGGGACCGTAACCAACGTAACCGAAAACAAGTTAGGTGGCCTTGTAGTTTTTATGCATCCTAACAATCGCGATTATTCACTCTATTATGCTCACCTGGATAAACAGTTGGTACAAAACGGACAAAACGTACGCATTGGTGATACCATTGGTTTGGTAGGTAATACAGGCAATGCGCGCACTACACCATCGCATCTGCATTTTGGCATTTACACTAACGGCGGTGCCATTAATCCGCTTCCATTTGTTGACCGTGCTGTTAAAAACCCCAAACCCATCAGTGCTAAACTAAACTTACTGGATGCAACGGCAAGAACTATCAATACCAATACCCGGCTATACGTACAACCTGATGAAAAAGCGATGGTCAGAACAACACTCCCCATCAGCACTGTTATACAAATTGAGGCTGCAACTGATGATTGGTATAAAGTAAGTCTGCCCGATGGCACGCAAGGCTATATTTATAGCAAAAACGTGATACCGGCAAATACATTACGCAAGGCAAACGTTAAAACAACCCAACCTTTACTCGACTTACCTGACACTTTAAACGGCGCCCGTATAACCACATTGGCCTCGGGGCAAGCAATTAACATCAAAGGCTCATTCAAAAATTATTTTTTGATTACCGACAAAAATGACAATACAGGATGGATGGAAGCAGAACGTAAATAA
- a CDS encoding CTP synthase: protein MTKYIFVTGGVTSSLGKGIISASLAKLLQSRGYRVTIQKFDPYINIDPGTLNPYEHGECYVTEDGAETDLDLGHYERFLNTPTSQANNITTGRIYQNVINREREGAFLGKTVQVVPHITDEIKRNFKILGENGDFDIVITEIGGTVGDIESLPFVEAVRQFRWEAGSSNSLVIHLTLVPFLAAAGELKTKPTQHSVKMLLEYGIQPDILVCRTEHHLNADIRKKVAQFCNVNINAVIESIDASTIYDVPLLMLKEQLDKTVLTKLKLPNKNEPNLENWKDFLGRLKNPTAEVRIGLVGKYVELPDAYKSITEAFIHAGAKNECKVKVEYIHSEQLTPENAIERLRGLQGVLVAPGFGQRGFEGKIEAIRYVRENNIPFFGICLGMQCAVVEFGRHVLHLDAANSVEMDGHTTYPVISMMEDQKNVTNKGGTMRLGAYPCDLKKGSKAAAIYGKPHITERHRHRYEFNNDYLKQYEDAGMIPSGINPENGLVEIVELKNHPFFVGSQFHPELKSTVANPHPLFVNFVAASLAYARKN, encoded by the coding sequence ATGACTAAATATATTTTTGTTACGGGCGGCGTTACCTCGTCGTTAGGAAAAGGTATCATCTCTGCTTCACTGGCCAAATTGCTGCAATCACGCGGCTACCGGGTGACTATCCAAAAATTTGATCCTTATATTAACATCGACCCGGGAACGTTAAATCCGTACGAACATGGTGAATGCTATGTAACCGAAGATGGCGCAGAAACCGACCTGGACTTAGGCCATTACGAGCGTTTCTTAAACACGCCTACTTCGCAGGCCAACAACATTACTACCGGCCGTATCTATCAAAATGTAATTAACCGCGAGCGCGAAGGTGCATTTTTAGGCAAAACCGTACAAGTGGTACCTCATATTACCGACGAGATTAAACGCAATTTTAAAATACTGGGCGAAAACGGTGATTTCGACATTGTGATTACTGAAATTGGTGGTACGGTAGGTGATATTGAATCGTTGCCCTTTGTTGAAGCGGTGCGCCAGTTTAGATGGGAAGCCGGGTCGAGCAACTCTTTAGTGATCCACTTAACGCTGGTTCCGTTTTTAGCTGCTGCCGGCGAGCTTAAAACCAAACCTACGCAGCACTCGGTAAAAATGCTGCTGGAGTATGGTATACAACCAGACATTCTGGTTTGCCGCACCGAGCATCATTTAAATGCCGACATACGTAAAAAGGTAGCACAGTTCTGTAATGTAAATATCAATGCCGTTATTGAGTCTATCGATGCCTCTACTATTTACGATGTGCCATTGTTGATGCTTAAAGAACAACTGGACAAAACGGTTTTAACCAAATTAAAGCTCCCTAATAAAAACGAACCTAACCTCGAAAACTGGAAAGACTTTTTAGGTCGCTTAAAAAACCCTACTGCCGAGGTTCGCATTGGCTTAGTGGGCAAATACGTGGAGTTACCAGATGCTTATAAATCAATTACTGAGGCTTTTATACACGCCGGTGCCAAAAACGAGTGTAAAGTTAAAGTTGAATATATTCACTCAGAGCAATTAACGCCCGAAAATGCTATTGAACGCCTACGCGGTTTACAAGGTGTGCTTGTAGCACCAGGCTTTGGCCAGCGCGGCTTTGAAGGCAAAATTGAGGCTATCCGCTACGTGCGCGAAAACAATATTCCTTTCTTTGGTATTTGCCTGGGCATGCAATGCGCCGTGGTAGAATTTGGTCGCCATGTATTGCACTTAGACGCCGCCAACAGTGTAGAGATGGATGGGCATACTACTTATCCGGTGATCAGCATGATGGAAGATCAGAAAAATGTGACCAACAAGGGCGGTACTATGCGTTTGGGCGCTTACCCCTGCGACCTTAAAAAAGGTAGCAAGGCCGCAGCCATTTATGGCAAGCCGCACATTACAGAACGCCACCGTCACCGTTATGAGTTTAACAACGATTACCTGAAACAGTATGAAGACGCCGGCATGATTCCGTCGGGCATTAACCCTGAGAATGGTTTAGTTGAGATTGTTGAACTCAAAAACCATCCGTTTTTTGTGGGTTCGCAATTTCACCCCGAATTAAAATCAACGGTTGCTAATCCTCACCCACTTTTTGTTAACTTTGTTGCTGCTTCGCTGGCTTATGCCCGCAAAAACTAA
- the yidC gene encoding membrane protein insertase YidC, which yields MDRNTFTGLFLIAVILIGSFFLMKPSEEEAKKARQIEHIDSLKKAGALKKAPVVAVKDSAKTPVVDSAALKAPFGSSTVGQEQLITLENKDIRVKLSSRGGRVYSVELKNFKTFDKKPLILFDGNSNQFGLRFTAGSTVINTNDRYFTQSPATTNTAGTDSSAVTMRLSYSPTQYIDYVYTLPATGYKLGFTIKTNGLDNVVSSKALTLNWAASLHKQEKDLAQERLYSTVYYKTTENDVDYLKLNKDDSKQVADEKIQWISFKQHFFSNVLIAKQGFDKVNIAVSTDVNSADVKQMKAGLTLIDNNSGIYPMEFYFGPNRFSTLQKQGYNLEKQIDLGWGPLKFINRWAVIPVFNFLQNFNWNMGFVILALTVLLKLVLSPLTYKSYLSMAKMKVLKPEMDEIKTKVGEDNPTLLQQEYMKLYRKAGVNPLGGCLPLLLQMPIIFAFLRFFPSLFELRGESFLWMKDLSTYDAVINFGFNVPFIGNHLSAMCLLMTISTLIYTYFNNQVSGATGQMKYIGYISPIMFLGFLNSYPAGLNYYYFLANMFTFLQQYLIRLWVDDKKIHAQIQENKNKPEDTKKKKSGFQAKMEEMMRQQQQAQQTQGKKK from the coding sequence ATGGATAGAAATACCTTCACGGGCTTATTCCTGATCGCGGTGATCCTGATCGGCTCGTTCTTTTTAATGAAACCTTCTGAAGAGGAGGCAAAAAAAGCTCGTCAAATTGAGCATATCGACTCGCTGAAAAAAGCCGGTGCTCTTAAAAAAGCACCTGTCGTAGCAGTTAAAGATTCCGCAAAGACGCCGGTCGTTGATTCGGCTGCACTTAAAGCTCCTTTCGGCAGCTCAACCGTTGGCCAAGAACAACTGATTACCCTCGAAAATAAAGATATCCGGGTAAAATTGAGTAGCCGCGGCGGCCGGGTATACAGTGTAGAGCTTAAAAACTTCAAGACCTTTGATAAAAAGCCGCTAATTTTGTTTGATGGCAATAGCAACCAGTTTGGTTTACGCTTTACCGCAGGCAGTACAGTTATCAACACTAACGACCGCTATTTTACGCAATCACCCGCCACAACTAATACTGCCGGTACAGACAGCAGCGCCGTTACCATGCGCTTAAGTTACAGTCCTACCCAATACATTGACTACGTTTACACCCTGCCGGCTACTGGTTACAAGCTTGGCTTTACTATTAAAACCAATGGTTTAGACAATGTGGTAAGCAGCAAAGCACTAACGCTCAACTGGGCCGCAAGCTTACACAAGCAAGAAAAAGATTTAGCTCAGGAGCGTTTATATTCGACAGTTTATTATAAAACCACCGAGAATGATGTTGACTACTTGAAGCTAAACAAAGACGACAGCAAACAAGTTGCCGACGAAAAAATACAATGGATATCTTTTAAACAGCACTTTTTCTCGAACGTGCTGATTGCTAAACAAGGCTTTGATAAAGTAAACATTGCCGTAAGCACCGATGTCAACTCAGCAGATGTTAAGCAGATGAAAGCCGGCTTAACGCTGATTGATAACAATTCAGGCATTTACCCAATGGAGTTTTATTTTGGCCCTAACCGTTTCAGCACCCTGCAAAAACAAGGTTACAACCTGGAAAAACAAATTGATTTGGGCTGGGGACCGCTTAAATTCATCAACCGTTGGGCTGTAATTCCGGTATTTAACTTTTTACAGAACTTTAACTGGAACATGGGCTTTGTGATACTGGCCTTAACGGTGTTATTGAAACTGGTGCTATCGCCACTAACTTACAAATCATATCTCAGTATGGCCAAAATGAAAGTTTTGAAGCCGGAAATGGATGAGATTAAAACTAAAGTTGGCGAAGATAATCCTACCCTGTTACAGCAGGAATATATGAAACTGTACCGCAAAGCAGGTGTTAACCCATTGGGTGGTTGTTTACCATTATTGCTCCAAATGCCTATCATCTTTGCCTTTTTACGCTTCTTCCCAAGCTTATTTGAGCTGCGCGGCGAAAGCTTTTTATGGATGAAAGATTTATCAACTTATGATGCGGTAATTAATTTTGGCTTTAACGTTCCGTTTATAGGTAACCACTTAAGTGCGATGTGTTTGCTGATGACCATCTCTACCCTTATTTATACCTACTTTAACAACCAGGTATCAGGTGCTACCGGGCAGATGAAATATATTGGTTACATCAGCCCTATCATGTTCCTGGGCTTTTTGAACAGCTATCCCGCAGGTTTGAACTATTATTATTTCCTAGCCAACATGTTCACTTTCCTGCAGCAATACCTTATCCGTTTGTGGGTGGATGATAAAAAGATACATGCTCAGATCCAGGAGAACAAAAACAAGCCAGAAGATACTAAAAAGAAGAAATCTGGTTTCCAGGCTAAGATGGAAGAGATGATGCGTCAGCAACAGCAAGCGCAACAAACACAAGGTAAAAAGAAATAA
- the mutS gene encoding DNA mismatch repair protein MutS: MGKNATKETPLMQQYNQIKAKYPGALLLFRVGDFYETFGEDAVKTAGILGIVLTRRANGAATHIELAGFPHHSLETYLPKLVRAGQRVAICDQLEDPKMTKTIVKRGVTELVTPGVAVSDNILQQKSNNYLASIYFDKSSLGIAFIDISTGEFLTAQGNADYIDKLLQSFSPSEIIFPKSCKRDFAEKFGDGYYTYMLDDWAYSGDYPYETLTKHFGVQSLKGFGIEKLNLGIVAAGVALHYLNETEHRNLTHISAISRIEEDRYLWLDRFSIRNLELIGSANENAVTLVDVLDHTCSPMGARLLRRWIVMPLKELKPIQDRLNVVQHLIDHEELRNDFQNCIRQVGDLERLISKIGLQKANPREVCQLRKALQAIGNIKMMCTEQGRGSEALMAIGNQLNPCDYICEKIGRELHAEPPVQLVKGGVMAEGIHEELDRLRKIAFGGKGYLLEIQKREAEHTGIPSLKVAFNNVFGYYLEVTHAHRDKVPSDWIRKQTLVNAERYITPELKEYEEQILGAEEKILALETQLYNDLLYALTEYIKPIQLNAQLIARLDVLLNFATVSIKNYYVKPQINDGLLIDIKGGRHPVIEKNLPPGEEYITNDVYLDSESQQIIIITGPNMAGKSALLRQTGLIVLLAQMGCFVPAKQAIIGLVDKVFTRVGASDNLSSGESTFMVEMNETASILNNLSNRSLILLDEIGRGTSTYDGISIAWAIAEYLHNHPSAKAKTLFATHYHELNELTNMFGRVKNFNVTVKEVGNQIIFLRKLVPGGSEHSFGIHVAKLAGMPHKVLTRANEILKKLEAERTGGENIKESIKKVQKQALQLQMFSIDDPVLVKIRDMLNNLDVNTLTPVEALMKLDEIQRLIKG, encoded by the coding sequence TTGGGCAAAAACGCTACCAAAGAAACGCCGCTGATGCAGCAGTATAATCAAATCAAAGCCAAATATCCGGGGGCTTTGCTGCTGTTTCGTGTGGGCGATTTTTATGAAACCTTTGGCGAAGATGCCGTTAAAACAGCTGGTATTTTAGGCATTGTACTTACCCGCCGTGCTAACGGTGCTGCTACGCATATTGAGTTGGCCGGTTTTCCGCATCATTCGCTCGAAACGTATTTGCCTAAGCTGGTTCGTGCAGGGCAGAGGGTGGCCATCTGCGATCAGCTGGAAGATCCAAAAATGACTAAAACCATCGTTAAGCGGGGCGTAACCGAATTGGTTACACCGGGTGTGGCGGTGAGTGATAATATTCTGCAGCAAAAAAGTAACAATTACCTGGCTTCTATTTATTTTGATAAAAGCAGTTTAGGTATCGCTTTTATTGATATATCTACCGGCGAGTTTTTAACAGCCCAGGGCAATGCCGATTATATTGATAAGCTGTTGCAGTCGTTCAGTCCGAGCGAAATTATCTTCCCTAAAAGCTGTAAACGCGATTTTGCCGAAAAATTTGGCGATGGGTATTACACCTACATGCTTGACGACTGGGCTTATAGCGGCGACTATCCTTATGAAACTCTCACCAAGCATTTTGGTGTTCAATCGCTCAAGGGGTTTGGTATCGAGAAATTAAATTTAGGTATTGTTGCCGCCGGTGTGGCATTGCATTATTTGAATGAAACTGAGCACCGCAATTTAACACACATCAGTGCGATCAGTCGTATTGAAGAGGATCGTTACTTGTGGCTGGACCGGTTCAGTATTCGCAACCTTGAGCTTATTGGCTCGGCTAATGAAAATGCGGTAACGTTAGTAGACGTGCTTGATCATACGTGTTCGCCTATGGGAGCGCGGCTGTTGCGCCGGTGGATAGTAATGCCATTAAAAGAACTGAAGCCTATACAAGACCGGCTAAATGTGGTACAGCATCTCATAGACCATGAAGAGTTGCGCAACGATTTTCAAAACTGCATACGCCAGGTAGGTGACTTAGAAAGGCTCATCAGCAAAATCGGTTTGCAAAAGGCTAACCCACGCGAAGTTTGCCAGTTGCGTAAAGCTTTGCAAGCCATCGGCAATATCAAAATGATGTGTACCGAGCAGGGCAGGGGCAGTGAGGCGCTTATGGCTATTGGCAATCAACTTAACCCTTGTGATTACATCTGCGAGAAAATTGGACGCGAACTGCATGCAGAACCTCCTGTGCAGCTGGTCAAGGGCGGGGTAATGGCCGAGGGGATACATGAAGAGCTTGACCGCCTGCGTAAGATTGCTTTTGGTGGTAAAGGTTACCTGCTCGAAATTCAGAAACGCGAAGCAGAGCATACCGGGATACCCTCACTTAAAGTAGCCTTTAATAACGTTTTCGGCTATTATTTGGAGGTTACCCACGCCCATAGGGACAAGGTACCGTCAGATTGGATACGCAAGCAAACGCTGGTTAATGCCGAGCGCTACATAACCCCCGAACTTAAAGAGTACGAAGAGCAGATTTTAGGTGCCGAAGAAAAAATACTGGCCTTAGAAACACAGTTATATAACGATTTGCTTTATGCCTTAACCGAATACATAAAGCCTATACAGCTTAACGCACAACTAATTGCCCGGTTAGACGTGCTGCTCAACTTTGCTACGGTTTCTATCAAAAACTACTATGTAAAGCCGCAAATTAATGATGGTTTACTGATTGATATTAAAGGCGGCCGTCACCCGGTTATTGAAAAGAACCTGCCACCGGGCGAGGAATATATTACCAACGATGTTTACCTTGACTCAGAAAGCCAGCAAATCATCATCATTACAGGCCCTAACATGGCGGGTAAATCGGCTTTGCTGAGGCAAACCGGGCTTATTGTGTTGCTGGCGCAAATGGGGTGCTTTGTGCCCGCCAAGCAAGCCATTATTGGTCTGGTTGATAAGGTGTTTACCAGAGTAGGAGCGTCGGACAATTTATCGTCGGGAGAGTCTACTTTTATGGTGGAGATGAATGAAACGGCCAGCATCCTAAATAATTTGAGTAACCGGAGTTTGATATTGCTGGACGAGATTGGACGTGGGACCAGCACTTACGATGGTATATCTATTGCCTGGGCCATTGCCGAGTATTTGCACAACCATCCCAGTGCTAAAGCAAAAACGCTGTTTGCAACACATTACCACGAGTTAAATGAGCTCACCAATATGTTTGGTCGTGTCAAAAATTTTAATGTTACCGTTAAAGAGGTGGGTAACCAAATCATCTTTTTACGCAAGCTGGTACCAGGCGGCAGCGAGCATAGCTTTGGTATACACGTGGCTAAGCTGGCTGGTATGCCGCACAAGGTGCTCACCCGTGCTAATGAAATTTTGAAAAAGCTGGAAGCTGAGCGTACAGGTGGCGAAAATATTAAGGAGAGTATTAAAAAAGTGCAAAAGCAAGCTTTACAACTACAGATGTTCTCTATTGACGATCCTGTTCTAGTAAAAATACGCGATATGCTGAACAACCTGGATGTGAACACTCTTACACCTGTTGAGGCATTGATGAAGTTGGACGAAATTCAGCGGTTAATCAAAGGATAG
- a CDS encoding archaeosortase/exosortase family protein: protein MKLTVSTVKQQVLEVPKPLRVFILRAFLCLLAWNVVHNKLLSANNDLDAFFSSTLAGSTSFLLNIFSMHHVSTSGMENGWITLFFNNSPILNISNACNGLDVTALYIAFICCIPSSTKRMVSYIIPGVVGLFAFNVVRCIILSFLGYHQYSGFEFFHHYVFTTLIYGIILFVWISYLKASFTHETQKA, encoded by the coding sequence ATGAAACTTACAGTATCAACCGTTAAGCAACAGGTTTTAGAGGTTCCGAAACCATTAAGGGTATTTATCCTGCGTGCATTTCTATGCCTGTTAGCCTGGAACGTTGTTCATAACAAACTGCTGAGTGCTAACAATGACCTGGATGCCTTTTTTTCGAGCACACTGGCAGGCAGCACCAGCTTTTTACTTAACATATTTTCGATGCATCACGTATCAACATCGGGAATGGAAAACGGCTGGATTACGCTGTTCTTTAACAATAGCCCCATCCTTAACATATCTAATGCCTGCAACGGTTTAGATGTAACTGCGTTGTACATAGCTTTTATCTGTTGCATACCATCCAGCACTAAACGCATGGTGAGTTACATTATACCGGGCGTTGTTGGTCTTTTCGCTTTCAATGTGGTTCGTTGTATAATTTTATCCTTTTTAGGTTACCACCAATACAGTGGTTTCGAGTTTTTCCACCACTACGTTTTTACTACGCTGATTTATGGAATCATACTTTTTGTATGGATTTCCTACCTGAAAGCTTCTTTTACTCATGAAACTCAAAAAGCGTGA
- a CDS encoding alpha-amylase family glycosyl hydrolase — protein MQREVPSWTSDAVFYHIYPLGLVGAPMANDFKSDPVERMAVLNDWIPHIKQLGCNALYLGPVFESDFHGYDTADYYLVDRRLGTNQTLKNLSQNLHHHGIKLVVDTVFNHVGRNFPPFKDLQLYGDASIYKDWFVGVDFTRHSTYGDKFYYEGWFDAYNLVKLNLRNPEVINYLLHVVAFWMDEFNIDGLRLDVAEIMDKDFLAALSVFCRNRKSEFWLMGEVIEGDYREWANTNMLDSTTNYEAYKGLYSSHNDKNYFEIAHSLNRQFGHHGVYQDLFLYNFADNHDTTRIASILNDVRAIYPLHAILFTMPGIPAIYYGSEWGIEAIKGAHDDTMLRPAVDVIPDVSNLPLYHFIKQLIAIRHQQPVLQKGIYKQLHVSNEQLVFSRETQDASIIIAVSQSEQQVDIGVHMEIQAGVEFKDLLSPQYQIFSSHNYLFINDVQPFGIRILLCVSQTR, from the coding sequence ATGCAAAGAGAAGTGCCATCATGGACGAGCGATGCCGTATTTTACCATATCTACCCCCTGGGGTTGGTAGGGGCACCTATGGCTAACGACTTTAAAAGTGACCCGGTTGAACGCATGGCCGTGCTGAACGACTGGATACCGCACATCAAACAATTAGGATGTAACGCCCTGTACTTAGGCCCTGTTTTCGAATCTGACTTTCACGGTTATGATACCGCCGACTATTACCTGGTTGACCGAAGGTTAGGTACAAACCAAACCCTTAAAAACTTAAGCCAAAATCTACATCATCATGGTATTAAGCTGGTGGTAGATACAGTATTTAATCATGTAGGCCGTAATTTCCCGCCGTTTAAAGATCTGCAACTCTATGGTGATGCATCAATTTACAAAGACTGGTTTGTCGGTGTAGATTTCACCCGGCACAGCACTTATGGCGATAAGTTTTACTATGAGGGGTGGTTTGATGCGTATAACCTGGTTAAGCTCAACCTCCGTAATCCGGAAGTGATAAATTACTTATTGCATGTGGTTGCGTTTTGGATGGATGAATTTAACATTGATGGGCTGCGGCTTGACGTAGCCGAGATAATGGACAAAGACTTTCTGGCAGCTCTATCAGTATTTTGCCGTAACCGGAAGTCTGAATTTTGGCTGATGGGGGAGGTTATTGAAGGCGATTACCGGGAATGGGCTAATACCAACATGCTCGATTCTACGACCAATTATGAAGCTTACAAAGGCTTATACTCCAGCCACAACGACAAAAATTATTTTGAAATTGCCCACTCGCTAAACCGGCAGTTTGGGCACCATGGAGTATACCAGGATTTGTTTCTTTATAACTTTGCCGACAACCATGATACTACCCGCATTGCCAGTATATTAAACGATGTCAGGGCTATTTATCCGCTACATGCCATTTTATTTACCATGCCGGGCATACCTGCAATTTACTATGGCAGCGAATGGGGCATCGAAGCCATTAAAGGTGCTCATGATGATACTATGCTGCGCCCGGCGGTAGATGTTATTCCCGATGTGTCAAATTTGCCTTTGTATCATTTTATAAAACAATTGATTGCAATCCGGCATCAGCAACCTGTGTTGCAAAAGGGTATTTACAAGCAGTTACACGTTAGTAATGAGCAATTAGTTTTTAGCCGTGAAACCCAGGATGCTTCAATCATTATTGCTGTAAGCCAGTCTGAGCAGCAGGTAGATATAGGCGTACATATGGAGATACAGGCAGGGGTAGAGTTTAAGGATCTGCTATCGCCGCAGTATCAAATATTTTCGAGCCACAATTATCTTTTTATCAATGATGTACAGCCTTTTGGAATTAGGATATTGCTGTGCGTATCGCAGACCAGATAA